The DNA sequence TATTAACGCCGGTAATGAGTTCAGCTTTAACGAATCAGTATCCTTCAATATATCATGTAAAGATCAGGCAGAGATCGATCATTACTGGGAAAAGATCACGGCACATGGGGGTGCAGAGAGCGTATGCGGATGGTGCAAGGACAAGTATGGCCTCTCATGGCAGATCAATCCGGAAAACATTGAAGAACTTATGCTGAGGCCCGGCGCATGGGAGAAATTATTACAGATGAAAAAGATCGATATTGCAGTGTTACTATCATGATGTGATGAGGAAACACGAACGTTTTCCAGTCGCTGCACCTGCATATCCTTAAGCTATCGGAAGAGTGAGCGGCAAATGTACTCATTTGTCCGCTCCACTCGCTTGTTGTACCGCTCTTATTATTTCTATATTCTTATCATTAAAATATTTAAAGTTTTTATCG is a window from the Spirochaetota bacterium genome containing:
- a CDS encoding VOC family protein, which codes for MNKITPNLWFNGNAAEAVDFYLSLFPNGKIISRSYYPTDGLLDFQKPFAGKVLAIYFDLFGQQFTAINAGNEFSFNESVSFNISCKDQAEIDHYWEKITAHGGAESVCGWCKDKYGLSWQINPENIEELMLRPGAWEKLLQMKKIDIAVLLS